A window of Pyrobaculum aerophilum str. IM2 contains these coding sequences:
- the purB gene encoding adenylosuccinate lyase produces the protein MHVSPFDWRYGSEEIRRLFTNEAIINAYLEVERALVCALEELGVAERGCCEKVNKASVSADEVYRLERETGHDILSLVLLLEQKSGCRYVHYGATSNDIIDTAWALLIRRALAAVKEKARAVGDQLASMARKYKTLEMVGRTHGQWAEPITLGFKFANYYYELYIACRQLALAEEFIRAKIGGAVGTMASWGELGLEVRRRVAERLGLPHHVITTQVAPRESFAVLASALALMAAVFERLAVEIRELSRPEIGEVVERGGGSSAMPHKANPTASERIVSLARYVRALTHVAFENVALWHERDLTNSANERVWIPEALLALDEILTSALRVLKNVYIDEERITENLQKALPYILTEFHMNRMIKEGASRAEAYKKAKEVKALTFEYQKWPVERLIEDALSLKLC, from the coding sequence ATGCACGTATCGCCTTTTGACTGGCGCTACGGCTCTGAGGAAATACGGCGCTTGTTCACTAACGAGGCTATTATAAACGCCTATTTAGAGGTTGAAAGGGCGCTCGTCTGCGCCTTAGAGGAGCTGGGCGTTGCGGAGCGGGGCTGTTGTGAAAAGGTAAACAAGGCGTCTGTAAGCGCCGATGAGGTGTATAGACTAGAAAGAGAGACAGGGCATGATATTTTAAGCCTCGTGCTTTTGCTAGAGCAGAAAAGCGGCTGTAGGTATGTACACTACGGCGCAACGTCTAACGACATTATTGACACGGCGTGGGCCCTCCTCATACGGAGGGCTTTGGCGGCGGTGAAAGAAAAGGCACGCGCCGTCGGCGACCAGCTGGCCAGCATGGCCAGGAAATATAAAACGCTGGAAATGGTGGGGAGAACCCACGGCCAGTGGGCTGAGCCAATTACACTGGGCTTTAAATTTGCCAATTACTACTACGAGTTATATATTGCCTGCAGGCAGTTGGCGCTGGCGGAGGAGTTCATCAGGGCGAAAATAGGAGGGGCAGTGGGCACAATGGCCTCGTGGGGGGAGCTTGGGCTGGAGGTCAGGAGGAGAGTTGCGGAGAGGCTGGGCCTCCCCCATCACGTAATTACTACCCAAGTGGCCCCGCGCGAGAGCTTCGCCGTCTTGGCCTCGGCGCTGGCCCTAATGGCCGCCGTTTTTGAGCGCCTCGCCGTGGAGATAAGAGAGCTGTCCCGGCCTGAAATAGGCGAGGTAGTAGAGAGGGGCGGGGGGTCCTCCGCCATGCCCCACAAAGCAAACCCTACCGCGTCTGAGCGCATCGTCAGCCTGGCTAGATACGTGAGGGCGTTGACGCACGTCGCGTTTGAAAACGTGGCTCTGTGGCACGAACGAGATCTCACGAATTCCGCCAACGAGAGAGTCTGGATACCCGAAGCCCTCCTCGCCCTAGATGAAATACTCACTAGCGCCCTGAGAGTTTTGAAAAACGTGTACATAGACGAGGAGAGGATTACGGAGAACCTCCAAAAGGCGCTCCCCTACATCCTCACTGAGTTCCATATGAACAGAATGATTAAAGAGGGGGCCAGCCGCGCGGAGGCCTACAAAAAGGCCAAAGAGGTAAAGGCGTTAACATTTGAGTACCAAAAGTGGCCCGTGGAGAGGCTAATAGAGGATGCGTTGTCACTTAAATTATGCTGA
- a CDS encoding PaREP1 family protein: protein MEVLPKPWFDLRRYKEVRLREAVYEAEISEEFLEEGLVRNAAGKAFQSWKAVVAAHSVDKLEELKKAFPGRKRLRGSRRVVEKAMWVIAIMPTSALKKVAQIIGGEVDLYTNLALLLHEYQYNGPDPEGILSIYPDDDSAAKDVRKLIEKARQLATALK from the coding sequence ATGGAAGTTTTGCCTAAGCCCTGGTTTGACTTAAGGCGGTATAAAGAGGTTAGGCTGCGAGAGGCGGTATACGAGGCCGAGATCTCAGAGGAGTTCTTAGAGGAGGGGCTTGTGCGCAACGCGGCAGGCAAGGCCTTTCAGAGCTGGAAGGCGGTGGTGGCGGCGCACTCTGTAGACAAGCTCGAGGAGTTGAAAAAGGCGTTTCCAGGCCGTAAGAGGTTAAGGGGCTCAAGGCGAGTAGTAGAGAAGGCGATGTGGGTCATCGCAATTATGCCGACATCGGCGCTTAAAAAAGTAGCGCAGATAATAGGGGGGGAGGTAGACCTCTACACAAATCTAGCCTTACTCCTCCACGAATATCAGTACAATGGGCCTGATCCAGAGGGAATACTCTCCATATACCCTGACGATGACTCCGCTGCCAAAGACGTGAGAAAGCTAATAGAAAAGGCAAGACAGCTAGCAACAGCTTTGAAATAG
- a CDS encoding adenylosuccinate synthetase, protein MLYVVVDGFFGDTGKGKITAYLAMADKPELCVRTGAPNAGHTVVWNGEVTVLRSLPTCFVNPGSKLAVAPGALIKIDVFLSEVKQFGKGRSYVDYNTGVIEDVHLERERRDEFLMKTVGSTGQGVGAAMVDRVLRRLRLAREFEELKPYLADVPAMIHEHREGGVVIEGTQGTFLSLYHGTYPYVTSRDVTASGVLSEAGVGPKAVDHVVLVFKAYVTRVGNGPLPGELSPEEAERRGWAERGAVTGRPRRAAPFNMELAKRAVLLNTPTQIAITKIDVLFKDASGKTKWADLPPEARRWIEEVEEALGVPVTLIGTGPEPHHMVDLRKEKGI, encoded by the coding sequence ATGCTCTATGTTGTTGTAGACGGGTTTTTCGGCGACACGGGTAAGGGGAAAATCACGGCGTATCTCGCAATGGCGGATAAGCCGGAGCTGTGTGTGAGGACGGGGGCTCCCAACGCTGGACATACCGTCGTCTGGAATGGGGAGGTTACAGTATTGCGCTCACTGCCCACGTGCTTTGTAAACCCCGGCTCTAAACTGGCAGTGGCCCCCGGCGCTTTGATTAAAATAGACGTCTTCCTCTCAGAAGTCAAGCAGTTTGGCAAAGGGCGTAGCTATGTGGACTACAACACAGGTGTGATAGAAGACGTACACTTAGAGAGGGAGAGGAGAGACGAGTTCTTAATGAAGACTGTCGGCTCCACGGGGCAGGGCGTCGGCGCAGCCATGGTCGACAGAGTATTGAGGCGGCTTAGACTGGCCAGAGAGTTCGAAGAGCTCAAGCCGTATCTGGCAGACGTCCCCGCCATGATACACGAGCACAGAGAGGGAGGCGTCGTAATAGAGGGGACTCAGGGCACTTTCCTCTCTCTTTACCACGGCACTTACCCCTATGTCACAAGCAGAGACGTAACGGCCAGCGGCGTTTTGAGCGAGGCCGGCGTCGGCCCCAAGGCGGTTGATCACGTGGTGTTAGTATTCAAGGCCTATGTGACTAGAGTGGGCAACGGCCCCCTGCCCGGCGAGCTCTCACCAGAGGAAGCGGAGAGGAGGGGCTGGGCCGAGCGCGGAGCTGTAACTGGGAGGCCCAGGAGGGCCGCGCCGTTTAATATGGAGCTCGCCAAGAGGGCCGTCTTGTTAAATACGCCTACTCAAATTGCAATTACTAAAATCGATGTGTTGTTCAAAGACGCCTCGGGCAAGACAAAGTGGGCCGATTTGCCGCCAGAGGCGAGGAGGTGGATTGAAGAAGTAGAGGAGGCCCTCGGCGTACCCGTTACTCTAATTGGAACGGGCCCGGAGCCCCATCACATGGTTGATTTAAGAAAAGAGAAGGGGATTTAA
- a CDS encoding UPF0175 family protein: MELADSEAAGHARTKVGGQELELVREVGELLKLATDDKLLLYTYALYGGDEKSDVKNSIYRRRIDLAISLLQKGAVSFTLAARLAGLSPFELMEELKKRGVKPFVAEREDLDVINYR, translated from the coding sequence GTGGAGCTCGCCGACAGCGAGGCGGCGGGCCATGCCAGGACTAAAGTAGGCGGCCAGGAGCTGGAGCTGGTCAGAGAAGTCGGGGAGTTGCTCAAACTGGCCACCGACGACAAGCTTTTGCTCTATACTTATGCGCTGTACGGCGGTGACGAAAAGTCTGATGTAAAGAACAGCATCTATAGACGGCGCATTGACTTAGCGATTTCGTTATTGCAGAAAGGAGCGGTGTCCTTCACGCTGGCCGCCCGCCTCGCGGGCTTGTCGCCGTTTGAGCTCATGGAGGAGCTGAAGAAAAGGGGGGTAAAGCCCTTTGTGGCAGAAAGAGAGGATCTCGACGTCATTAACTACCGGTGA
- a CDS encoding PaREP1 family protein gives MVGYLDYKSRPREYIVARFNEAAAEANLAEEMLRRELYQNAANKAFMALKALTSAIVASELCNLKRDEKRREWYEKVGYAAPTTGLIKIAKDLEALGYKGIEAAVKTALLLHRLAYNGFDPNFVDYLDTDEVVSDIKQVLDFVKTTIQTLSVQVPTRIQQC, from the coding sequence GTGGTTGGATATCTTGACTATAAGTCCAGACCCAGGGAGTATATAGTGGCTAGGTTTAATGAGGCAGCGGCTGAGGCTAATCTGGCTGAGGAGATGTTGAGACGAGAGCTTTATCAAAACGCGGCGAATAAGGCCTTTATGGCGTTGAAGGCTTTGACAAGCGCCATAGTGGCGTCTGAGCTTTGCAATTTAAAGAGGGACGAGAAGAGGCGGGAGTGGTATGAAAAAGTCGGCTACGCCGCGCCTACGACGGGCCTTATTAAAATAGCTAAAGACTTAGAGGCCTTAGGTTACAAGGGGATTGAGGCGGCTGTGAAGACGGCGTTGTTACTCCACCGCCTCGCCTACAACGGCTTTGATCCCAATTTTGTCGACTATTTAGACACAGACGAAGTTGTATCCGACATAAAACAAGTCCTGGACTTCGTAAAAACCACAATACAAACGCTCTCCGTGCAAGTGCCTACGCGCATACAGCAGTGCTGA
- a CDS encoding NAD(P)/FAD-dependent oxidoreductase yields MVTQYLSRLRTLDRYVGDYDVVIVGAGPAGLFAALELAEAGGLKIALIDGGYRASQRHCPLQTPLEKCTYCVPCHIMYGIGGAGTLSSGLINLRPDVGGDLHELVGDWDKAMELINYIDSIFVKFGAPEHVYEPNMEAINKLSALAARVNARIVPIRQRHMGTDGSRKVVEAMTQYLEGAGVAVMYATWALEVERGENGTFTVKTTRGVLNARAVLLAPGRGGAEWLVSQLKKLGASLDFGPVDIGVRVEVPYHVMRPLTDAVHDPKVILYTSKYDDKVRTFCTNPRGFVVKEVYSDGTIGVNGETYLEKKSENTNFAFLVTLRLTDPMEDTIEFGKSIARLATKLGGGKPLIQRLYDLERGQRSTWDRIRRSSISPTLKDVTPGDISLALPHRIVEDIIEGLKKLDELAPGVASPQTLIYAPEIKYYSARPTVDAHLMTTVPGLFVAGDGAGLSRGINVAAATGVLAARGILKYLSSAGA; encoded by the coding sequence GTGGTCACGCAGTACCTCTCCCGCCTCAGGACTCTAGACAGGTACGTAGGCGATTACGACGTTGTAATAGTGGGGGCGGGCCCCGCGGGATTATTCGCCGCGCTTGAACTGGCCGAGGCGGGCGGGCTGAAAATAGCGTTAATAGACGGCGGGTATAGGGCGTCGCAGAGGCACTGCCCCCTTCAGACCCCCTTGGAGAAGTGTACATACTGCGTGCCGTGCCACATAATGTACGGCATAGGCGGCGCCGGGACTCTCAGCTCGGGGCTTATTAACTTAAGGCCTGACGTCGGCGGTGATTTACACGAGCTAGTGGGCGACTGGGACAAGGCCATGGAGCTCATAAACTACATAGACTCTATATTTGTTAAATTCGGCGCGCCTGAACACGTATATGAGCCGAACATGGAGGCTATTAACAAGCTTTCGGCCCTCGCCGCCAGGGTGAACGCCAGGATTGTGCCAATAAGGCAGAGGCATATGGGCACAGACGGGAGCAGAAAAGTGGTGGAGGCCATGACGCAGTATTTAGAGGGCGCAGGGGTGGCGGTCATGTACGCCACGTGGGCCTTGGAGGTAGAGAGGGGAGAAAACGGGACGTTCACTGTGAAGACAACTCGCGGAGTATTAAACGCCAGGGCCGTCCTCCTCGCCCCGGGGAGGGGAGGGGCTGAGTGGCTTGTGTCCCAGCTTAAAAAACTGGGCGCCAGCCTGGACTTCGGCCCGGTGGATATAGGAGTGCGCGTTGAAGTGCCCTACCACGTAATGCGGCCGCTCACAGACGCAGTACACGACCCGAAGGTAATACTCTACACGTCAAAATACGACGACAAAGTGAGGACGTTTTGCACAAACCCCCGCGGCTTTGTGGTAAAAGAGGTATACTCAGACGGCACAATAGGCGTAAACGGCGAGACTTATCTAGAGAAGAAAAGTGAGAACACGAACTTCGCCTTTTTAGTCACTCTGAGGCTCACAGATCCCATGGAGGACACCATTGAGTTCGGAAAGTCCATTGCCAGACTCGCCACTAAGCTGGGCGGAGGGAAGCCCCTAATCCAAAGGCTTTACGACTTAGAAAGAGGCCAGAGATCCACTTGGGACCGCATCCGCCGCTCAAGCATATCGCCCACATTAAAAGACGTCACCCCCGGCGACATCTCCTTGGCCCTCCCCCACCGCATTGTGGAGGACATAATTGAGGGGCTGAAGAAGCTGGACGAACTGGCGCCCGGCGTGGCGAGTCCCCAGACGCTGATATACGCCCCCGAGATTAAATACTACTCGGCGAGGCCGACTGTAGACGCCCACTTAATGACCACAGTGCCCGGCCTCTTTGTCGCTGGAGACGGCGCCGGCCTCTCCAGAGGTATAAACGTAGCGGCGGCCACAGGCGTACTGGCGGCGCGGGGCATATTGAAATACCTCAGCTCGGCTGGGGCGTAG
- the hisE gene encoding phosphoribosyl-ATP diphosphatase: MSCQIFEKLEAVIRQRIAEGNPQSYTYRLYSSGVSTIARKVGEEAVEVAVAALAEGRERVVEESADLLYHLLVLLNSLGLSLGDVCKELERRMK; the protein is encoded by the coding sequence ATGAGTTGTCAAATTTTTGAAAAGCTGGAGGCCGTAATCCGCCAGAGAATTGCCGAAGGAAACCCCCAGAGTTATACCTACCGCCTGTATTCCTCGGGCGTTTCCACTATAGCGCGTAAAGTGGGGGAGGAGGCCGTTGAGGTGGCCGTGGCGGCGCTGGCGGAGGGGAGGGAGAGAGTTGTTGAGGAATCGGCGGACTTATTATACCACCTCCTAGTCCTTCTAAACTCCCTCGGCTTGTCTCTAGGCGATGTGTGCAAAGAGCTGGAGAGGAGAATGAAGTAG
- the hisD gene encoding histidinol dehydrogenase, translating into MRGFPREVLESVWKIVDDVQSGGLKAALEYSKRLDGVAPEPHLVTPRQGGDPEVVSAALAAAKSLEALYSRISPPAAVDFYGGILRQILWKPVRRAALYVPARYISTLVMLAVPARLAGVEEVYVVTPPRGVSEELLAVAKELGVKAVLALGGPHGLAYAVFHMGVDVVAGPGGLYVQAAKYILSQYVGIDGIEGPTELVIYAEGVPPEVAVRGALAQLEHGPTSFAYLLSPDGELLKKAEELYVRERTSSMGPLKVKKVGGIDEAVSFIDEIAPEHLEVWGRREVAYRVRNVGAVSVNMPSPYLDYVAGISHVLPTGGTARWRGVITPLAFMKPIGIAEAVGELTLREAARKLAEYEGFKYHGEALR; encoded by the coding sequence ATGAGGGGGTTCCCCCGGGAGGTGTTGGAGTCCGTGTGGAAAATCGTCGACGACGTGCAAAGCGGCGGGCTAAAAGCGGCGCTGGAGTATTCAAAGAGACTTGACGGCGTGGCGCCCGAGCCTCATTTAGTAACTCCGAGGCAGGGAGGCGACCCCGAGGTTGTCTCCGCGGCGCTAGCCGCGGCTAAGTCCCTGGAGGCCCTCTACAGCCGGATATCTCCCCCTGCCGCCGTGGATTTCTACGGCGGGATTTTGAGGCAAATTTTGTGGAAGCCTGTGAGGCGGGCGGCTCTTTACGTGCCGGCGCGTTATATATCTACGCTCGTAATGCTGGCAGTGCCGGCTAGGCTGGCCGGAGTGGAGGAGGTTTACGTAGTGACGCCGCCGAGGGGCGTGTCCGAGGAGCTACTAGCCGTGGCCAAGGAGTTGGGAGTTAAAGCGGTTTTAGCCCTGGGAGGCCCACACGGGCTGGCGTACGCGGTTTTCCACATGGGGGTTGACGTAGTGGCAGGGCCCGGAGGGCTGTACGTACAGGCGGCGAAGTACATACTCTCTCAATACGTTGGAATTGACGGCATTGAGGGGCCCACAGAGCTCGTTATATACGCCGAGGGCGTTCCGCCAGAGGTGGCCGTTCGGGGGGCGCTTGCCCAATTAGAGCACGGGCCGACTTCCTTCGCCTATTTGTTGTCCCCCGACGGCGAGTTGTTAAAAAAGGCGGAGGAGCTGTACGTAAGGGAGAGGACTTCCTCCATGGGCCCGCTTAAAGTTAAAAAAGTCGGCGGCATTGACGAGGCGGTTAGCTTTATTGACGAAATCGCGCCGGAGCATTTAGAAGTGTGGGGGAGGAGGGAGGTTGCCTACAGAGTGAGAAACGTAGGCGCTGTGTCTGTCAACATGCCGAGCCCCTACTTGGACTACGTCGCCGGTATTAGCCACGTGTTGCCCACGGGGGGTACAGCCAGGTGGCGCGGCGTGATAACCCCCCTCGCCTTTATGAAGCCAATTGGAATTGCTGAGGCCGTAGGGGAGTTAACGCTGCGGGAGGCCGCTAGAAAACTCGCCGAGTATGAGGGCTTTAAATACCACGGAGAGGCCTTGCGATGA
- the hisF gene encoding imidazole glycerol phosphate synthase subunit HisF: MDVALRIIPCLDIDGKAGVVVKGVNFQGIREVGDPVEMAVRYEEEGADEIAILDITAAPEGRATFIDSVKRVAEAVSIPVLVGGGVRSLEDATTLFRAGADKVSVNTAAVRNPQLVALLAREFGSQSTVVAIDAKWNGEYYEVYVKGGREATGLDAVKWAKEVEELGAGEILLTSIDRDGTGLGYDVELIRRVADSVRIPVIASGGAGRVEHFYEAAAAGADAVLAASLFHFRVLSIAQVKRYLKERGVEVRI, translated from the coding sequence GTGGACGTGGCCTTGAGGATAATCCCGTGTCTCGACATAGACGGAAAAGCCGGCGTAGTGGTCAAGGGGGTTAATTTCCAGGGGATTAGAGAGGTGGGGGATCCGGTGGAAATGGCCGTGAGATATGAAGAGGAGGGTGCCGACGAGATAGCAATTCTAGACATCACCGCGGCGCCGGAGGGGCGCGCCACGTTTATAGACTCTGTGAAAAGAGTTGCGGAGGCCGTGTCCATACCTGTGTTAGTGGGAGGCGGCGTGAGGAGCCTCGAGGACGCAACGACGTTGTTTAGGGCAGGCGCCGACAAGGTGTCTGTGAACACAGCTGCCGTGCGCAACCCCCAGCTAGTGGCTCTGTTGGCGAGAGAGTTCGGCAGTCAATCAACCGTGGTGGCAATAGACGCAAAGTGGAACGGGGAGTATTACGAGGTATACGTCAAGGGAGGGAGGGAGGCGACGGGCCTTGACGCAGTGAAGTGGGCGAAGGAAGTTGAGGAGCTAGGCGCGGGGGAGATACTCCTCACGTCAATTGACCGAGACGGGACGGGCTTGGGATATGACGTGGAGCTTATTAGGCGGGTGGCCGACTCTGTGAGAATTCCCGTAATCGCGTCCGGGGGCGCGGGTCGGGTGGAGCATTTTTACGAGGCAGCAGCCGCGGGCGCCGACGCAGTTCTCGCCGCGTCTCTTTTCCACTTCCGCGTTTTGTCAATTGCGCAAGTAAAGCGCTATTTAAAAGAGAGGGGGGTTGAGGTTAGGATATGA
- a CDS encoding imidazoleglycerol-phosphate dehydratase: MPYVRKTLETEVAVELRRGGDLAVETPIPFLTHMLETLLKYAGLGGVVKAVELRKLDDGHHVIEDVAIAVGRALDALLEDRRGIARFGHAVVPMDESIVMAAVDLGGRAYWVVRAKLPDVTIGGYPLRMFPHFVRTLAVEAKATIHIYARGTDPHHKVEAAHKALGLALRQALSPGEGLSTKGVLG; the protein is encoded by the coding sequence ATGCCCTATGTGAGGAAGACGCTGGAGACAGAAGTGGCAGTGGAGCTGAGGCGAGGCGGCGACCTGGCGGTGGAGACCCCCATACCCTTTTTAACTCACATGTTAGAGACGCTTCTCAAATACGCCGGCTTAGGCGGCGTGGTTAAAGCCGTAGAGCTTAGGAAATTAGACGACGGACACCACGTCATTGAAGACGTAGCTATTGCAGTGGGGAGGGCGCTCGACGCGCTTTTAGAAGACAGGCGGGGAATCGCGAGGTTCGGACACGCAGTTGTGCCCATGGACGAGAGCATAGTCATGGCCGCGGTGGATTTAGGCGGGAGGGCCTACTGGGTAGTAAGGGCGAAGTTGCCCGACGTGACTATCGGCGGGTACCCCCTCAGGATGTTCCCCCACTTCGTAAGAACGCTGGCAGTGGAGGCCAAGGCCACTATACACATATACGCCAGGGGGACAGATCCCCACCATAAAGTCGAGGCGGCCCACAAGGCGCTGGGCCTCGCGCTGAGACAAGCGCTCTCGCCGGGGGAGGGCTTGTCAACAAAGGGGGTGTTGGGATGA
- a CDS encoding HisA/HisF-related TIM barrel protein translates to MIIPSIDIEGGRAVKRIRGQRGNYIFQGDPLELAARFRKAPLVHVVDLDGAEAGGLVNISVISKIAEILEGRCELGGGLRSLEAVERALSLCQYAVVGSLPFKNWPLFRRAAELYRDRLAVSLDYRGGEVLVGGWREKAASIAEAVRRLEEAGPYAAVIVTSVEVEGTGGGVKADIDVKSLKRIARRVFYAGGVRDCNDVERAYALGFDGVIVGYALYAGDLKKCANWY, encoded by the coding sequence ATGATAATCCCCTCAATAGACATAGAGGGGGGAAGGGCCGTGAAGAGAATTAGGGGCCAGAGGGGCAACTATATATTCCAGGGAGACCCCTTAGAGCTTGCCGCGCGGTTTCGAAAAGCCCCGCTAGTCCACGTGGTAGATCTCGACGGGGCTGAGGCAGGAGGGCTGGTGAATATAAGCGTGATAAGCAAAATAGCCGAAATCTTAGAGGGGCGGTGCGAGCTCGGCGGAGGGTTGAGGAGCCTCGAGGCCGTGGAGAGGGCCCTCTCGCTCTGCCAATACGCCGTTGTGGGCTCCCTGCCTTTTAAAAACTGGCCGCTCTTCCGCCGGGCGGCGGAGCTGTACAGAGACAGACTGGCCGTGTCTCTCGACTATAGGGGAGGCGAGGTGTTAGTGGGAGGGTGGAGGGAGAAGGCGGCATCAATAGCCGAGGCAGTTAGGCGCCTTGAAGAGGCCGGGCCGTACGCGGCGGTTATAGTCACCTCGGTGGAAGTGGAGGGAACAGGCGGCGGCGTTAAGGCGGATATCGACGTGAAGAGTCTAAAGAGAATAGCCAGGCGGGTTTTCTACGCGGGGGGCGTGAGGGATTGCAACGACGTGGAGAGGGCCTATGCGCTCGGCTTTGACGGCGTTATTGTGGGATACGCGCTGTACGCAGGGGATTTGAAAAAATGCGCAAATTGGTACTGA
- a CDS encoding retroviral-like aspartic protease family protein — translation MIFVDYLVGHVFVKARFVGDRGDKIADALIDTGATYTVIPRRLAEEIGAPRTGIYAEVKTAYGVVKLELTHILLEIEGTRALEAVLVSDSLEIPLIGVRTLEGLGFRVDPTTGKLEKSLRNFGLAYSITILSRISFRIGIRYVCL, via the coding sequence ATGATCTTTGTTGACTATCTCGTGGGCCACGTCTTTGTGAAGGCGAGATTCGTGGGGGACAGAGGCGATAAAATTGCCGACGCCCTAATTGATACAGGCGCCACATACACAGTCATACCGAGGCGCCTCGCCGAAGAGATCGGGGCGCCGCGCACCGGCATATACGCTGAAGTAAAGACCGCCTACGGCGTTGTCAAGCTCGAGCTCACCCACATCTTGTTGGAAATTGAGGGCACAAGGGCGCTTGAGGCCGTCCTCGTGTCCGACAGTCTGGAAATACCCCTAATCGGCGTGAGGACGCTCGAAGGGCTTGGGTTTAGAGTAGACCCAACCACGGGTAAGCTTGAAAAAAGCCTGAGGAATTTCGGCCTCGCATATTCTATTACTATTCTCTCCCGGATAAGTTTTCGAATTGGGATTAGATACGTCTGTCTATAA